In Fusarium oxysporum f. sp. lycopersici 4287 chromosome 4, whole genome shotgun sequence, a genomic segment contains:
- a CDS encoding amino acid transporter (At least one base has a quality score < 10) encodes MAPPYGLPSNMRDSLELASLASSSQLNEEGATEISSRPSISSSRRLSLEQDDPLDSANPANRMNRSYSVSSAFDFSANMFPLSSTAGAEGYAPIGAPTSRSRPSGGLGGGSLEKNKTLTYLNGLSLIVGLIIGSGIFSSPGSVSTRVGSPGAAILVWIIAAFIGPDAEHLGTRVNDTLMFMKFIALLGVTVTGVVVAITGKTLKGKSEVEWKPHQLFENTSTDMSAWALALYAGLWAYDGWDNTNYVVGEFKNPTKDLPRVIHTAMPLVILCYVLANIAYFLVLPLESMDGSNTVAVMFGNRVFGSVGSLILALIVSASCFGALNSSTFTSSRLAYVAGKEGYIPSIFGTIGIGGSPHEHELSTQRTRSWFTRKMRRMFGDEDAGLFYTPVYALILNAVLTVGYVIVGEFSTLVTFYGVAGYTFYFLTVLGLIILRVREPGLVRPYKTWITTPIIFCCVSLFLLSRAVFAQPFQTIAVVFFVVAGVPVYFWRIRGRDEQVLRRRGQPSEEKKWWQFWR; translated from the exons ATGGCGCCGCCTTACGGACTCCCGTCGAATATGAGAGACTCGCTGGAACTCGCTTCCTTGGCTAGCTCAAGTCAGCTCAACGAAGAGGGGGCTACAGAGATCTCTTCGAGGCCCAGCATATCGTCGTCGCGGAGACTGTCGCTCGAACAAGATGACCCCCTGGACAGTGCCAATCCTGCAAACAGGATGAATCGATCGTATTCAGTATCCTCAGCTTTTGACTTCTCCGCCAATATGTTCCCTTTAAGCTCGACGGCTGGTGCCGAAGGTTACGCTCCCATTGGAGCAccaacatcaagatcgaggccGAGCGGCGGCTTGGGAGGAGGGTCGTTGGAGAAAAACAAGACTTTGACATACTTGAACGGATTATCGCTGATAGTGGGACTCATTATCGGCTCAGGAATCTTCTCGTCGCCAGGATCTGTGAGCACAAGAGTTGGGTCGCCAGGTGCAGCGATACTCGTCTGGATTATCGCGG CCTTCATCGGTCCTGACGCTGAGCAT CTCGGCACGCGTGTGAACGATACGCTCATGTTTATGAAATTTATCGCTTTACTGGGCGTCACCGTCACTGGTGTTGTCGTTGCCATCACAGGAAAGACGCTCAAGGGCAAATCGGAAGTTGAGTGGAAGCCGCATCAGCTGTTTGAAAACACATCGACCGACATGTCTGCTTGGGCTCTTGCCCTTTATGCCGGTCTTTGGGCATATGATGGCTGGGACAAT ACAAACTACGTCGTTGGGGAGTTCAAGAACCCAACTAAAGACCTACCCCGAGTCATTCACACAGCCATGCCTCTGGTCATCCTCTGCTATGTGCTAGCTAACATCGCCTACTTCCTTGTCCTACCTCTCGAGAGCATGGATGGGTCCAACACAGTAGCTGTCATGTTTGGCAACCGGGTGTTTGGTTCCGTAGGCTCACTCATTCTCGCACTCATCGTCAGTGCCAGTTGTTTCGGTGCCCTCAACTCTTCGACTTTCACCTCCAGTCGTTTGGCATATGTAGCTGGCAAAGAGGGCTACATTCCTTCGATCTTTGGCACTATTGGTATTGGGGGCAGCCCACACGAGCACGAGCTCAGCACGCAGCGTACACGAAGTTGGTTCACGCGCAAGATGCGCAGAATGTTcggcgatgaagatgctggacTGTTTTACACGCCAGTCTATGCACTCATTCTCAACGCTGTTCTCACAGTTGGTTACGTGATTGTTGGCGAGTTCAGCACTCTCGTCACCTTTTATGGCGTTGCAGGCTACACATTTTATTTCCTTACAGTCCTCGGTCTAATCATCCTACGCGTGCGAGAGCCGGGACTTGTACGACCGTACAAGACCTGGATCACGACGCCTATTATTTTTTGCTGCGTTagtctcttcctcctcagccgCGCTGTCTTTGCACAGCCTTTCCAGACCATCGCCGTCGTATTCTTCGTGGTAGCTGGTGTGCCTGTTTATTTCTGGCGCATTAGAGGACGAGACGAGCAGGTCTTGAGACGGAGAGGACAACCCAGCGAGGAAAAGAAGTGGTGGCAATTCTGGAGATGA
- a CDS encoding formate dehydrogenase (At least one base has a quality score < 10), whose amino-acid sequence MVKVLAVLYDGGQHAKDQPLLLGTTENELGIRKWLEDQGHTLITTSDKDDEGSTFDKELEDAEIIITTPFHPGYLTAERLARAKKLKLAVTAGIGSDHVDLNAANKTNGGITVAEVTGSNVVSVAEHVLMTILVLIRNFVPAHEQIEAGDWNVAHAAKQEFDLEGKVVGTVAVGRIGERVLRRLKPFDCKELLYFDYQPLSPEKEKEIGCRRVDTLEEMLAQCDIVTINCPLHEKTKGLFNKDLIAKMKKGSYLVNTARGAIVVKEDVAAALKSGHLAGYGGDVWDHQPAPKDHPLRTAKNNWGGGNAMVPHMSGTSLDAQIRYANGTKAIIDSYLSGRHDYKPEDLIVHQGDYATKAYGQREKK is encoded by the exons ATG gtcaaggttcttgCAGTTCTCTACGACGGTGGCCAGCACGCCAAGGAT CAACCCCTCCTTCTCGGTACCACTGAGAACGAGCTCGGTATCCGCAAGTGGCTCGAGGACCAAGGCCACACTCTCATCACCACATCTGACAAGGACGATGAGGGTTCTACCTTCGACAAGGAGCTCGAGGATGCtgagatcatcatcaccactccCTTCCACCCTGGTTACCTGACCGCTGAGCGTCTTGCTCgcgccaagaagctcaagcttgcTGTCACCGCTGGTATCGGCTCTGACCACGTCGACCTCAACGCtgccaacaagaccaacGGTGGTATCACCGTTGCTGAGGTCACTGGCTCCAACGTCGTCTCCGTTGCTGAGCACGTTCTCATGACCATCCTCGTCCTTATCCGCAACTTCGTCCCTGCCCACGAGCAGATTGAGGCCGGTGACTGGAACGTTGCCCATGCTGCCAAGCAGGAGTTCGATCTTGAGGGCAAGGTTGTCGGTACCGTAGCTGTCGGCCGCATTGGTGAGCGTGTCCTCCGCCGCCTCAAGCCCTTCGACTGCAAGGAGCTCCTCTACTTCGACTACCAGCCCCTTTCTcctgagaaggagaaggagattggcTGCCGCCGCGTCGACACCCTCGAGGAGATGCTCGCTCAGTGTGATATCGTCACCATCAACTGCCCTCTCCACGAGAAGACCAAGggtctcttcaacaaggacctcatcgccaagatgaagaagggttcTTACCTCGTCAACACTGCCCGTGGTGCCATCGTTGTCAAGGAGGACGTTGCTGCCGCTCTCAAGTCTGGTCACCTCGCCGGTTACGGTGGTGATGTCTGGGACCACCAGCCCGCTCCCAAGGACCACCCTCTGCGAACCGCCAAGAACAACTGGGGTGGCGGTAACGCCATGGTTCCTCACATGTCCGGTACCTCTCTGGACGCTCAGATCCGATATGCCAACGGTACCAAGGCCATCATCGACTCTTACCTCTCTGGCCGCCACGACTACAAGCCTGAGGATCTCATCGTTCACCAGGGTGACTATGCCACCAAGGCCTATGGTCAGCGTGAGAAGAAATAA